GGTGAACCTGTCGAATCTCCCACGCCCGGCGATCTGAGCCGTGCGTTCCATCCGCATTGCATAGCAGTGGAAGCAGCGGTTCTGTTCGCGGAATGTAATGGCGCGGAAGTACTTCTGCGGGTCATATTCCTCATCTTTTACAATCACCCGAATCCCCATGCGCTCTGCGACTTCGAGCGCTCCATCCCTGCGACGCTTATATTCCATAAGGGGATGGATATTAGGGTTGTAAAAGAATCCGGTTACTTCAAAGCCCTGTTCCTGCAAACGCCGGATTGGGGCTATGGAACATGGACCACAACAGATGTGGAGAAGGATACGAGGCATAATGATTCCTGAAAAAGCGCGGCGTCAGAAAGACGCCGCGCAGATGGTTCAGACTTTTGGGATAAAGCTGAACTTCACGTTGTGCTCTGTCTCCATGTTGTGGAGCTTGCTCAACTTGTTGTTCAGCAAATAGTGCATAATGTCGGGATGACATTCATAATTGAGCACTGTCGGATTTGGCGCTCCCTGCGTGGGGGTGTGCGCCCAGATCTTTGCATACAGCTCTCGGATTGCATTGACGGCCTGCCATTCCAGATTTCTCCGGACGCCAGTGCCGCCGCAGTGCGGACAGCTCTCGGTGCTGGTGGACAGGGCGGAAGAGCCAAGGCGCTGACGAACGAGTTCGAGCAGGCCAAAGCGGGACAGACGCCCAACGTCCGTGCGTGCGCGGTCTTTTTTGACCTCAAGGCGCATGGTACGTTCCACTTCGCGACAATGGGATTTGTCCTTCATTTCGATGAAGTCAATCACGATCTGCCCGCCGATGTCGCGGAGGCGAATCTGTCGGGCAATTTCGCGGGCAGCTTCGATGTTGGTCAAAAGTGCCATGTCGCGGAAATTTGTTTTGCCACCGATCTTGCCAGAGTTGATGTCCACAGCGGTCAGCGCCTCTGTGGTATCAAAGACAAGGCGGCCACCAGAGGGCAGGGTGACTTCACGGCTGTAAAGTGCCTGCACCTGCTTGTCAACGTGGTTGCTTTCCCACCAGGATTTGCCCTGCTCACGGAGATTGTAATATTTCAGGCGATTGAGGCGGCGGGGAGCAATAATCTGCATCAGCTCGCGAACGCGTTCAATGGTCTCTTCGTGGTCAACGTAGACCTCGGTGATGTCGTTATCCATGTAATCACGGATGGCACGGCCGGAGAGGTCGATCTCTGCAAAAAGCTGAGAGGGGGGGGTGGATTTTTGCGCAGAGTCGCGGGCGTTGGTCCAGAGCTTTTTCAGAATCTTCAGATCACGAATAAGGCGGGTTTTGCTGGCGCTTGCTGCTGCGGTACGCACAATCACGCCAAGGCCGGTGCCGAGATCCTGTTTCTGGACGAGTTCCCGCAGGTCTTTTCTGACGTTTTCGTCGGTGATCTTGCGGGAGATGCCAATCTGTTCACGACCGATGGTCAGCACGAAGTAGCGGCCCGGGAAGGAAAGATAGGTGGTCAGGAATGCCCCTTTTTTTCCTGTGGGTTCCTTGACGACCTGCACGAGGACGAGGTCGCCTTTGCGCATAACGTTCTGAATCGGTGGAAAGCGGGGGCGTCCGGAAGATTCGGACTGCTGGACGTGGAAATATTCGGGGTGGATTTCATCAATCTGCAAAAAGCCGTTTCGCTCGGCGCCGTAGTTGATGAATGCAGCCTGGAGGCTGGTGTCGATGTTGTTGACCACGCCGACGTAAATGTTGCCGCGGGTCTTTTTCTGATTAAACAGTTCGACGTAATATTCTTCGAGCACACCGTTTTGGACAATGCCCATTTCGATGCGTTCCTCGGCCAGAACACTGATGTTCATTACCTTGGAGTCTGCCATAAAAGAGCCTCTGTAGTAGAAAAATTGATGGATGCAAGCGGTGGAATTTTCATGAGACTACTCTCTGACAGCGGAAAAAAATTTGTCATCACCTTCCAGCCTGAACAAAATCTGGTTGTCCTTTTCGAGCTGGAGAAGGGCCTCATCCACGACGTGCAACGCTATTTCTAGCGCCGTGGCGAGCTGGGGTGCTGTCTGAGGGCGTCTGGAAACTGAATTCAGGATCAGTTCCATCGCTGTCGGAAGTGGGAGTTCCCGCCCGTTTTCGAGATCGGTTTCCCCATCATCCTCTAAAATATCTTGGGCGTTCCGACACGCCACTGTATGCTGACAATCAGCATCGGCAGATGCTGCGGAAGAGAGTTCTTTCTTCCAGAGCGAAAGCTGCTCCGCAGAAACTGGCGATGCTGCACGCATGGTTCCGGGTCTGGTCATGGTCACGACGTCCACTCTGTCTGGGCGCAGTTCGGCAATAAACTCGCGCAGCAGCGTTCTGTTTTCGTCGGAGTCATTGACGCCTTTCACAAGCAGGACTTCCAGATAAATTTTTCCGGTAAACTGCTTTTTGAATGCCAAGAGTCCAGAAGTAAGCTTGTGGACATCAAGGGATGCGTGCTGTCTGTTAACGTGCCGCATCTCTGCGGGCACAAGAGTATCTATTGACGGCAGAATCACGTCTGCCTCAAGAAGTTCTGTTCTGACGTCTTCGTCATAAAACAGCGTCGAGTTTGTGAGTACCGCAACTGGGGTATTCGGGAAAAGCTTTTTCACACCGTGGATGACGGCGCCCATTTCGCTATTCAGGGTGGGTTCACCCTGTCCCCCAAGGGTAACAAAGTCCGGGTGCTGCGGTGCGCGGGTTTTCCAGTCTGCAAGTTCTGCCAGAATGTCAGCGGCAGGAACATATGCCTTTCGTTCTGTCG
Above is a window of Desulfobaculum bizertense DSM 18034 DNA encoding:
- a CDS encoding epoxyqueuosine reductase QueH, with protein sequence MPRILLHICCGPCSIAPIRRLQEQGFEVTGFFYNPNIHPLMEYKRRRDGALEVAERMGIRVIVKDEEYDPQKYFRAITFREQNRCFHCYAMRMERTAQIAGRGRFDRFTTTLLYSKFQKHDAIASLGRDLQVGCPAKFHYQDFREGWKEGIEVSKEWGIYRQQYCGCLYSENERYQNELRNA
- a CDS encoding Rne/Rng family ribonuclease, producing the protein MADSKVMNISVLAEERIEMGIVQNGVLEEYYVELFNQKKTRGNIYVGVVNNIDTSLQAAFINYGAERNGFLQIDEIHPEYFHVQQSESSGRPRFPPIQNVMRKGDLVLVQVVKEPTGKKGAFLTTYLSFPGRYFVLTIGREQIGISRKITDENVRKDLRELVQKQDLGTGLGVIVRTAAASASKTRLIRDLKILKKLWTNARDSAQKSTPPSQLFAEIDLSGRAIRDYMDNDITEVYVDHEETIERVRELMQIIAPRRLNRLKYYNLREQGKSWWESNHVDKQVQALYSREVTLPSGGRLVFDTTEALTAVDINSGKIGGKTNFRDMALLTNIEAAREIARQIRLRDIGGQIVIDFIEMKDKSHCREVERTMRLEVKKDRARTDVGRLSRFGLLELVRQRLGSSALSTSTESCPHCGGTGVRRNLEWQAVNAIRELYAKIWAHTPTQGAPNPTVLNYECHPDIMHYLLNNKLSKLHNMETEHNVKFSFIPKV
- a CDS encoding radical SAM protein, encoding MGYKYVFGPVHSGRLGLSLGLDLVGDAICSLDCIYCEVGKTTCLTTERKAYVPAADILAELADWKTRAPQHPDFVTLGGQGEPTLNSEMGAVIHGVKKLFPNTPVAVLTNSTLFYDEDVRTELLEADVILPSIDTLVPAEMRHVNRQHASLDVHKLTSGLLAFKKQFTGKIYLEVLLVKGVNDSDENRTLLREFIAELRPDRVDVVTMTRPGTMRAASPVSAEQLSLWKKELSSAASADADCQHTVACRNAQDILEDDGETDLENGRELPLPTAMELILNSVSRRPQTAPQLATALEIALHVVDEALLQLEKDNQILFRLEGDDKFFSAVRE